In Lacibacter sp. H375, one DNA window encodes the following:
- the cas2 gene encoding CRISPR-associated endonuclease Cas2 has translation MYERFNAYRIMWVLVFFDLPTETKKERKIYARFRKDILADGFSMFQFSIYLRHCPSKENADVHIKRVKKLLPEKGHVGIMCITDKQFGMMEIFRGHELVESPDTVQQLELF, from the coding sequence ATGTATGAACGCTTTAATGCTTACCGCATCATGTGGGTTCTAGTATTTTTTGACCTGCCTACTGAAACCAAGAAGGAACGGAAAATTTATGCCCGTTTCCGAAAGGATATACTGGCCGACGGGTTCAGTATGTTTCAGTTCAGCATTTACCTGCGGCATTGCCCCAGTAAAGAAAATGCGGACGTACATATAAAACGGGTGAAAAAACTATTGCCTGAGAAGGGGCATGTAGGCATTATGTGTATTACGGACAAACAGTTTGGTATGATGGAAATTTTCAGGGGGCATGAACTGGTGGAGAGCCCTGATACGGTGCAACAACTGGAACTTTTTTAA
- a CDS encoding glycoside hydrolase family 43 protein: MKKEFWLITLSFLMIISCAEKKIAQEITFTNPLLPAGADPWCIYKDGYYYYTNTTGTNITIWKTKSIADLATAEKKVVFMPPDTGLYSKEIWAPEIHYLRDKWYIYFAADSGRNVDHRLWVLENSSPDPLNGQWKMKGKLTTPDDKWSIDGTVYDHNGKLFLLWSGWDGDTNGQQNIYIAAMSNPWTVEGARTKLSSPELAWETHGDLNDPNDVPHVNVNEGPQILKNKGKLYLIYSASGCWTDFYALGMLTASANSDIMNASSWKKNEQPVFQQSPQNRVYAPGHNSFFKSPDGTEDWILYHANNQPGQGCGNYRSPRTQKFSWNKDGTPDFGTPVSINTRLAIPSEKN; this comes from the coding sequence ATGAAAAAAGAATTCTGGTTGATTACACTTTCATTTTTGATGATTATCTCCTGCGCCGAAAAAAAAATAGCGCAAGAGATAACATTTACAAATCCGTTATTACCTGCAGGAGCTGATCCCTGGTGTATTTATAAAGATGGTTACTATTACTATACAAACACAACCGGCACCAATATCACAATTTGGAAAACAAAAAGTATCGCTGACTTGGCAACAGCCGAAAAAAAAGTGGTGTTTATGCCACCCGACACCGGTTTGTATTCAAAAGAAATATGGGCTCCTGAAATTCATTATCTCAGGGATAAATGGTACATCTATTTTGCTGCAGACAGTGGCCGCAATGTTGACCATCGCTTGTGGGTGCTGGAAAATTCTTCACCCGATCCATTGAATGGTCAGTGGAAAATGAAAGGAAAGCTCACCACGCCCGATGATAAATGGTCGATCGATGGAACAGTATATGATCATAACGGTAAATTGTTTTTGTTGTGGTCGGGATGGGATGGAGATACCAATGGGCAACAGAATATTTATATTGCTGCTATGAGTAATCCATGGACGGTTGAAGGGGCTCGTACAAAACTTTCAAGTCCGGAGCTTGCATGGGAAACACATGGCGACTTAAATGATCCCAATGATGTGCCACATGTAAATGTGAATGAAGGACCTCAAATACTTAAAAACAAAGGCAAATTATATCTCATCTATTCGGCGAGTGGTTGCTGGACTGATTTTTATGCACTGGGTATGTTAACAGCTTCTGCAAACAGTGATATTATGAATGCTTCTTCCTGGAAAAAAAATGAACAGCCGGTATTTCAGCAAAGCCCTCAAAACAGAGTGTATGCACCCGGGCATAATTCATTTTTCAAATCACCGGATGGTACTGAAGACTGGATTTTGTATCATGCCAATAATCAACCCGGTCAGGGTTGTGGCAATTATCGCAGTCCCCGTACACAAAAATTTTCGTGGAACAAAGACGGAACACCTGATTTCGGAACACCCGTTTCAATAAATACAAGGCTGGCAATACCTTCTGAGAAGAACTAA
- a CDS encoding glycoside hydrolase family 43 protein, with product MLFAQKNNWVYIVSITMFFFLSNCGKKNTGTPTPQIPAAKTFTNPLITGADPWVTQKDSFYYYTHTLGNRIAIWKTKFMTKLNSASVTTVFSPAPGASNAANVWAPELHYLDGKWYIYYTAGSGPDATQRTWVLENSNTDPTTGNWIDKGRIFSGDADFWAIDGSILEHNGNRYFMWSGRPNLSLQNQNIYIAKMANPWTLETPTVMLTKPELNWEVNGGPVNEGPQMLKNKNGKLFIVYSASGCWTDDYSLGMLTLKDGGNPLTAADWIKQQQPVFSKSVANRAFGPGHNSFFTSPDGKENWILYHANSNSGDGCSDKRNIRMQSFTWNAEGVPQFGVPVTIGLSVNSPAGE from the coding sequence ATGTTGTTCGCACAAAAAAATAATTGGGTTTATATTGTCAGTATCACAATGTTTTTCTTTCTTTCCAATTGTGGAAAGAAGAATACCGGTACACCCACACCGCAAATTCCGGCTGCAAAAACATTTACCAATCCGCTCATTACCGGGGCCGACCCGTGGGTTACACAAAAAGATAGTTTTTATTACTACACGCATACCCTGGGCAACCGCATCGCTATCTGGAAAACAAAATTCATGACGAAGCTGAACAGTGCTTCAGTCACAACTGTTTTTTCACCGGCACCGGGGGCATCCAATGCTGCCAATGTATGGGCACCTGAATTACATTATCTGGATGGGAAATGGTATATCTATTACACAGCAGGATCGGGGCCCGATGCTACACAACGTACATGGGTGTTAGAAAACAGTAACACAGATCCAACTACCGGTAACTGGATTGATAAAGGACGGATTTTTTCCGGCGATGCGGATTTCTGGGCAATTGATGGTTCCATACTGGAGCATAATGGAAACCGTTATTTCATGTGGAGTGGCCGTCCGAATCTTTCATTGCAGAATCAGAATATTTATATCGCAAAAATGGCAAACCCATGGACACTTGAAACGCCAACCGTGATGCTCACAAAACCAGAACTGAATTGGGAAGTAAACGGCGGCCCTGTAAACGAAGGCCCGCAAATGTTGAAAAATAAAAATGGAAAACTGTTTATTGTCTACTCTGCCAGTGGTTGCTGGACGGATGATTATTCCTTAGGTATGCTCACATTAAAAGACGGCGGCAATCCGCTCACTGCTGCCGACTGGATTAAACAACAGCAACCTGTTTTTTCAAAAAGTGTGGCCAACAGAGCTTTTGGTCCCGGGCATAATTCATTTTTTACTTCTCCTGACGGAAAAGAAAACTGGATTCTTTATCATGCCAACTCTAACAGTGGCGATGGTTGTTCTGACAAAAGAAATATTCGCATGCAGTCTTTTACATGGAATGCAGAAGGCGTACCTCAATTTGGTGTACCCGTTACCATTGGACTTTCTGTCAACAGTCCGGCAGGTGAATAA